A single genomic interval of Alteromonas sp. BL110 harbors:
- a CDS encoding Spy/CpxP family protein refolding chaperone, whose translation MKKLITGVLLSACIATTAYAGGKNSDERRGGDFFPLHKMERVLDLTDEQMTQFQVLKEELKAERQAKRAEMGEEGKRRKMNALAGLNPDDADYQEKVNAIAEQKAEILKAHFLKRAEIRMKVADILTDEQLEKFDNMKKKRGKKQRHHS comes from the coding sequence ATGAAAAAATTAATTACCGGTGTTTTATTAAGTGCATGTATCGCAACCACTGCTTACGCAGGTGGTAAGAATTCAGATGAACGCAGAGGTGGAGATTTCTTTCCTTTGCATAAAATGGAAAGAGTACTTGACCTAACCGACGAGCAAATGACGCAGTTTCAAGTATTGAAAGAGGAGCTTAAAGCTGAGCGTCAGGCTAAAAGAGCCGAAATGGGTGAAGAAGGTAAGCGCAGAAAAATGAATGCACTAGCGGGCCTAAACCCTGACGACGCTGACTATCAAGAGAAGGTAAATGCGATTGCGGAGCAAAAGGCTGAAATACTAAAAGCACATTTTCTTAAGCGTGCCGAAATTCGCATGAAAGTAGCGGATATTCTAACCGATGAGCAGCTTGAAAAGTTTGATAATATGAAAAAGAAGCGTGGCAAAAAACAGCGTCATCACAGCTAG
- a CDS encoding DUF4136 domain-containing protein produces the protein MRSSTSTECQRGFWQQKYGIKSALLSLLSLALVVGCASKPQVSVDDTQNFADIKTFYIQAPLNPINETLANHLSSTITERLITKGLTPTSENEADVSVGYLPSTTTKEDGTTLNLGLGTGTFGRSGGISLGSIFSIPVGDQTSFQQGLQIDIVKDGKFIYSASGSVELESKDSISIQNKLDELVIKLLEQFPPNK, from the coding sequence ATGCGAAGTAGCACTTCAACAGAATGTCAAAGGGGCTTTTGGCAACAGAAGTATGGTATTAAGTCAGCCTTATTGTCGTTGTTAAGTTTAGCGTTAGTTGTTGGGTGCGCCAGCAAACCTCAAGTCAGCGTAGATGACACGCAAAACTTTGCTGACATTAAAACTTTTTATATCCAAGCGCCGTTAAACCCTATCAATGAAACCCTCGCCAACCACTTGTCTTCAACCATTACCGAGCGTTTAATTACCAAAGGCTTAACGCCTACAAGTGAGAACGAGGCTGATGTTTCAGTAGGTTACCTTCCCTCCACTACCACCAAAGAAGATGGAACTACTTTGAACTTAGGGTTGGGAACAGGAACCTTTGGGCGCTCTGGGGGCATTTCTCTCGGCAGTATATTTAGCATACCTGTGGGTGACCAAACCTCTTTCCAACAAGGTCTTCAAATAGATATAGTAAAAGATGGGAAGTTTATTTATAGCGCATCGGGCAGCGTTGAACTCGAGTCTAAAGACAGTATTAGTATTCAAAACAAACTCGATGAGCTTGTGATAAAATTGCTTGAGCAGTTCCCACCTAATAAATAG